TTGATCAATTGCACGCATGATAAGGTTTTAAGATTGATGCCGGCGTTAAACATTACTAAAAATGAAATCGATAAAGCCGTAAAGATCTTAGAGAATGTCTTAAAGGAGCGCGCATAATGAAAAAGGATCTGCTTTCAATCAGGGATTTAACTTTAGAAGAGATTAATTCTATTTTTAAACTTTCATCCGGGCTTAAGAAGAATAAAAGGAAATTTAACAAGGTATTATCCGGTAAAACTTTGGTTTTGATTTTTCAGAAACCGTCGAATAGGACACGGGTTTCTTTTGAGGTTGGGATGTACCAGTTAGGAGGGAATTCCCTGTATCTGTCGCCAGCTGAGATTAATATCGGCGTAAGAGAGAGCGTAAGGGATGTGGCTAAAACTATTTCCCGCTATGTCGACGGGATTGTTTTAAGGACATTTGAGCATAAAAACTGTTTGGATATGGCCGCTGCCGCAACCGTTCCGGTTATCAACGGTTTGTCGGATTTCTCGCATCCTTGCCAGGGGCTGGCCGATATTTTTACGATTAAAGAGAAATTGAAAGACCTGAAAAATGCCACCTTAGCTTATGTTGGGGACGGCAATAATGTCTGTAACTCTTTGCTTTTCGCGGCAGCTAAAACCGGGATGAATATTACCGTGGCTAGCCCTAAGGGGTATTTTCCAGATGAGCAGGTAGTTAAGCACGCGCAGGAGATCGCCAAAGACACGGGCAGTAGGATAAAAATTACCGAAGATCCGGTTAGCGCGGTAAAAGGGGCGCAGGTTGTTTATACTGATGTTTGGGCCAGTATGGGACAGGAAGAGGAGATCGCCAAGCGAAAAATTATCTTTAAGGATTTTCAGATCAATGCCAGGTTTTTGGCCAATGCCGCGCCGGGAGTCCTGGTTATGCACTGTTTACCCGCGCACAGGGGCGAAGAGATAACCGATGAGGTTATGGACAGTAAAAATTCAATTGTTTTTGATCAGGCGGAAAACAGGATGCATGTTCAAAAAGCAATTTTGATTAAGTTGCTTAAGAGTCAAGCTTAGCGGGTGGCGAGGCTTGATTCGAGCAACATCTTAAAATTCGAGCGGGCACGGTTGCCCGCGATAGATGTTCCGGCAGAGCGAGAATTTTACTGAAGCGCAGCTGTCCACGCTGGGGACAGCAAGCGGTGATGCGAGAACAAGACTCGCCAAACCCGCTAACATTTGAAATTTAAGGAGACTCTGG
The nucleotide sequence above comes from Candidatus Omnitrophota bacterium. Encoded proteins:
- the argF gene encoding ornithine carbamoyltransferase, with the protein product MKKDLLSIRDLTLEEINSIFKLSSGLKKNKRKFNKVLSGKTLVLIFQKPSNRTRVSFEVGMYQLGGNSLYLSPAEINIGVRESVRDVAKTISRYVDGIVLRTFEHKNCLDMAAAATVPVINGLSDFSHPCQGLADIFTIKEKLKDLKNATLAYVGDGNNVCNSLLFAAAKTGMNITVASPKGYFPDEQVVKHAQEIAKDTGSRIKITEDPVSAVKGAQVVYTDVWASMGQEEEIAKRKIIFKDFQINARFLANAAPGVLVMHCLPAHRGEEITDEVMDSKNSIVFDQAENRMHVQKAILIKLLKSQA